In Miscanthus floridulus cultivar M001 chromosome 5, ASM1932011v1, whole genome shotgun sequence, one genomic interval encodes:
- the LOC136455120 gene encoding uncharacterized protein — protein sequence MDGGSGLNIMYAKTLNEMGIDQTRVCPTGAPFHGIVLGKQAMPLGQIDLPVTFGDPSNYRMETLTFEVVGFPGTYHAILGRPCYVKFMAVPNYTYLKLKILGPGRIITVGTSF from the coding sequence atggatggaggcagcggcctcaacatcatgtatgccaagacgctcaatGAAATGGGCATTGACCAGACACGCGTCTGCCCAACcggagcacctttccacggcatcgtgctcggaaagcaggccatgccacttgggcagatcgatctgcctgttaCCTTTGGTGATccgtccaattataggatggaaaccctcaccttcgaggtggtcgggttccccggaacctaccacgccatcctaggacgtccatgctacgtgaagttcatggccgtccccaactatacctacctcaagctaaagatactAGGCCCCGGCAGGatcatcaccgttggcacctccttctag